The Nerophis ophidion isolate RoL-2023_Sa linkage group LG05, RoL_Noph_v1.0, whole genome shotgun sequence genomic interval GGCATGCCGCTTCTCCCTAATAGTTTGGTTGACATCAGCCGAGGTTAATGAGGGGAGGCGACGTAAGGAGGAGTTGTCTGAAGCCTGCGAGTAGTTCTGGTAGAGCAAGCGGCTGATGCAGACAGAGCTGTAACTAATGCAGACCAAAGGAATCAAGAAACCAAACAGCTCGCAGATCACCATCAAGGTGACACCAAGTGGGAGGGGCACCTGACGCATGGGCAAGTCTTTGAAACAGCGGGCTGGCTCCTGGGTGACGTGCAGAAAAGCGGACATGTTTAAGACATGCTGAGAAGTTATGGAGGGGTTCGAGGTGCTGCTGCTGACTCGCATGACGATGAAAAGTGAGCAGGCCAGACCGACCAGCACCCACACCACCACGCTGATGGCAAGGTCATAGCGGCTTCTCCACCTTCGTGTGGAGAAGGGGTCAAGCAGGAACACACACCTCTGCACACTGATGCACGTCtggaaaacaaaccaaaaaaaaatccatttagGGCCTGGTCTACTAACGGTTtgcacgtgcaaacttgataacaacttgccaaccctcccggattttccgggagactcccgaaattcagcgcctctcccgaaaacctcccggggacaaattttctcccgaaattcaggcgaagctggaggccacgcctcctccagctcaatgcggacTTGAGTGACGTGTACAaaaagcgtgtctgcccaatgacgttataactgtagaatgatcgagggtgagttcttggattcttatgtgggtttattgttaggcagtttcattatcgtcatcccagcgcggtaaaacaacacacaacaaaaaCAGTCCAAATTCGTCTacctaaagcagtttgtctgccaaacagcaatgtgttttgacactcttaaacaggacaatactgtcatttagtgtacatgcatatggttagaaaaacaaggatggaatattcaaccctagaaaaacaaggatggaatattcaaccctcaactcaacaatgagtagatgagtgttatgtgtgtaaatgtgtaaataaatgaacactgaaattgaagtatttcttatatatatatatatatatatatatatacatatatatatagctagaattcactgaaaatcaagtatttcatatatatatatatatatatatacttatatatatatatatatatatatacagtatatatatatatatatatatatatatatatatatatatatgtgtgaagtgaagtgaattatatttatatagcgctttttctctagtgactcaaagcgctttacatagtgaaacccaatatctaagttacatttaaaccagagtgggtggcagtgggagcaggtgggtaacgtgttttgcccaaggacacaacagcagtgactaggatggcggaagcggggatcgaacctgcaaccctcaagttgctggcacagccgctctaccaaccgagctatacctgcatatatatatatatatatatatatatatatatatatatatatatatatatatatatatatatatatatatatatatatatatatatgtatatgtaaatatgtcttgattggattatccagagaatagggctcgataccgtggtagagcgcaatatgtaggtgtgggaaaaatcacaagactacttcatctctacagaactgtttcatgaggggttccctcaatcatcaggagattttaatggaagcattcacatacaatggtttatatagggcacagagtgggtgggtacaggcaggcgtagggtgtggtgattggctcatgtgttacctaggaggtctttccgtctgtggcggcatgttgaaatgatttcactgcgcttgttgagggatgatagaacttcgcctcggactacgactcaatcacaggcaacaaaagaaacatcatcatccacgcaaagaactccatactcatccacaacagtacaccatggcaaaaaaagaacaattcaacatttgacgttactatggggagttttgacggagcagaaacgtgcgaactcgttgggagtttcctcctctcccagcttgctagcctcaacctgaaccttggtatttaccgtgatgacggactggcagtgtgccgcgcctcgccaaggagcagcgagaacaccaagaagcgcatatgccaaatcttcaaagaaaacggcctacggatcacgattgaagccaacaagcaaaccgtcaacttcctcgacgtcactttcaacctgagaaataacagctaccaaccattcacgaaacccaacacaacactccaatacgtgcaccatgacagcaaacacccacccaccaccacgaaaagaatacctaccggaattaataaaaggctatcgatgctgtcatctagcaaagctgaattcgaccaagcaacccccccgtaccagaaagcacttgatgaaagcggatataacttcaccctcacctatgaaccactccaggaaaccaaccaaaaaagagtagaaaacgaaacaacatcatctggtacaatccgccattcagcaaaatcgtctcaaccaacatcggccgcaagttcctcactctgatcgacaaacacttccccaaaggcaaaaccctaagaaaaatattcaacaagaacaacattaaattgagctacagctgtatgaataacatacaacaaatcatttcaaaccacaacaaagcaattgcaaaaggactgcctacccccagacttaacaactctgaaaccaataaggaatgtaactgtcgcaagaaacctgattgccctctcaacggagggtgcttacagacatcagtcgtttaccaagcaaaggtaacacgcaaggacattaacacatccgacacgttcgtaggattaaccgaaggagcgttcaaaacaagatggaataatcacaacgcctcctttagaaaccagactttgcggaattctacagaactcagcaaacacatttggaacctcaaagacaataatgttgaatattcaataacatggcaaattcttgcatccagcacacctttcaacagtggtaataaaagatgcaacctatgcttaaaagagaaactgtttattatatatcatccagatctatcatccctcaacaagcgcggtgaaatcatttcaacatgccgccacagacggaaacacctcctaggtaacacatgagccaatcaccacatcctacgcctgcttgtacccacccactctgtgccctatataaaccattgtatgtgaatgcttccattaaaatctcctgatgattgagggaacccctcatgaaacagatctgtagagatgaagtagtcttgtgatttttcccacacctacatatatatgtaaatatatatatatatatatatatatatatatatatatatatatatatatatatatatatatatatatatatatgaaatacttgacttggtgaacctatgaatctagcggtaaatatactcctcacctcttaaccacgcccccaaccacgccccccaatcACCACCtaccgaatttggaggtctcaaggttggcaagtatgctataccatgagttgattaacgtggaccccgacttaaaaaagttgaaaaaattattcaggtgttactatttagtggtcaattgtacggattatgtactgtactgtgcaatctactaatcaaagttttaatcaatcaatactAGGTTTGTGCACAGATGATTGCGTATCTTAAGTAAGGGGCGCAATTATTTGGCGTGTCTGTTTTCATGAATATGCACATTATATGGTCATCAGAACACAGAGGATACTAGGAGAGGGAGGGGCTTATTTAATCATTAGCACACATGGTGTGATTTATCAAGGCTAATCGGTCAccatgtttccatgcactaaattggtCGCATACTATAAATCCGAATAAGTAAGCACAACTCCAAAAAAGTGAGGCAATCAGTTGCCACATATTTTTTGAGTTCATAAACTCGAATATTTGAGTACATCAGATCGTAAATATTTGGAGTTTATGTTAAATGTACTTTTTAAATGATAATTAGTTTAAACTTACCAATTGAGCCCACTTAAAAATGTTCCTCCTCCTGTCTGCTGCCTGAAGAGGAAGTGCACGCAAATGCTACAATGCTTATTGTCACTTCAGCATTATTTTTATCTGCATGCatcatttttttctttccctagtgtgggatctgaaccgagaatgtcgctgtggcttgtgcagccctttgagacacttgtgatttagggcaatatagatgaacattgattgattgataggtcaTTCTCACAGTTGTTGCTTACCAAGAATCCAATAGCCGCGTACATGTTGAGGTACTTCAAGTAGAAGCAGAGCAAGCAGACAGTGTGTCCAAAGGGCCACGTATGTGTCAAGTAATAATAGATCCTTAGTGGCAGAGAGAGGATGTGGACCAGGTCGGCCAAGGCCAAGTTCACCATGAAGATCACCGTCTTGGTCTTCTTTCTGTCACACACAAAATACTGTGAAGAGTACTGTAAAACATATGTCCAACacaattatgtgtgtgtgtgtgtgtgtgtgtgtgtgtgtctacctaTTCTGTCTGCAGAAGAACCACAAAGCAATGGTATTGAGCAGCAGTCCTGGTATGAAGAGCAGCAGGTAGAAGTATGTGTACATTTTGTCCATAAGCTCCTCCCACTC includes:
- the p2ry10 gene encoding putative P2Y purinoceptor 10 translates to MTLNASRSEHGSLMANSSCGHNMTEWEELMDKMYTYFYLLLFIPGLLLNTIALWFFCRQNRKKTKTVIFMVNLALADLVHILSLPLRIYYYLTHTWPFGHTVCLLCFYLKYLNMYAAIGFLTCISVQRCVFLLDPFSTRRWRSRYDLAISVVVWVLVGLACSLFIVMRVSSSTSNPSITSQHVLNMSAFLHVTQEPARCFKDLPMRQVPLPLGVTLMVICELFGFLIPLVCISYSSVCISRLLYQNYSQASDNSSLRRLPSLTSADVNQTIREKRHALRMVLSCSIVFLLCFAPYHINFLLYLMVQQGLVSHCAFRLAVRHFHPVSLCLANLSCCLNPLLYYFLTAEFKLHLGRRTLSSTNSHSLLSSRLTNYDSSSPHRR